In a single window of the Pseudochaenichthys georgianus chromosome 16, fPseGeo1.2, whole genome shotgun sequence genome:
- the LOC117461526 gene encoding poly(rC)-binding protein 3 isoform X2 translates to MEPIKVQSEGGLNVTLTIRLLMHGKEVGSIIGKKGETVKKMREDSGARINISEGNCPERIVTITGPTDAIFKAFAMIAYKFEEDIINSMSNSPATSKPPVTLRLVVPASQCGSLIGKGGSKIKEMRESTGAQVQVAGDMLPNSTERAVTISGAPEAIIQCVKQICVVMLESPPKGATIPYRPKPASTPVIFSGGQVRADPLGASTANLSLLLQHQPLPGYTIQGQYAIPHPDLSKLHQLAMQQTPFNPLGQTTPAFPGLDANNQASTHELTIPNDLIGCIIGRQGTKINEIRQMSGAQIKIANAMEGSSERQITITGTPANISLAQYLINARFRDVAAMWNDPSSMTTS, encoded by the exons ATGGAGCCCATCAAGGTCCAATCAGAAGGAGGCCTGAACGTGACCCTTACTATCAGGCTGCTGATGCACGGCAAG gAGGTTGGAAGCATCATTGGAAAG AAAGGAGAAACGGTGAAGAAAATGCGTGAAGAT AGCGGTGCACGTATCAACATCTCAGAGGGGAACTGCCCTGAGAGGATAGTCACCATCACTGGGCCCACAGATGCTATTTTCAAGGCCTTCGCCATGATAGCATACAAGTTTGAGGAG GATATAATAAACTCTATGAGCAACAGTCCGGCCACCAGTAAACCCCCGGTCACCCTCAGGCTCGTCGTCCCGGCCAGCCAGTGTGGCTCTCTCATCGGGAAAGGAGGCTCCAAAATCAAAGAAATGAGAGAG TCCACAGGAGCTCAGGTCCAGGTTGCAGGTGACATGCTGCCCAACTCCACGGAGAGAGCAGTGACGATCTCCGGAGCGCCTGAAGCCATCATCCAGTGTGTCAAACAGATCTGTGTGGTGATGCTGGAG TCCCCACCGAAAGGTGCCACTATCCCCTACCGCCCCAAGCCTGCCTCCACCCCTGTCATTTTTTCAGGTGGCCAGGTAAGAGCAGACCCACTGGGGGCGTCCACGGCCAACCTCAGCCTCTTACTGCAGCACCAGCCACTGCCT GGTTATACCATTCAAGGACAGTACGCCATCCCTCATCCTGAC TTGAGCAAGCTCCACCAGTTGGCTATGCAGCAAACCCCCTTTAACCCCCTCGGACAGACCACCCCTGCCTTCCCCG GTCTGGATGCCAATAACCAGGCCAGTACTCATGAACTCACCATTCCCAATGAT CTAATAGGCTGCATAATCGGACGCCAGGGAACCAAAATCAACGAGATCCGTCAGATGTCTGGGGCACAGATCAAAATTGCTAACGCCATGGAAGGGTCATCGGAGCGCCAGATCACCATCACAGGGACCCCTGCCAACATCAGCCTGGCCCAGTACCTCATCAATGCAAG GTTCAGAGACGTGGCGGCCATGTGGAACGACCCATCTTCCATGACCACGTCCTGA
- the LOC117461526 gene encoding poly(rC)-binding protein 3 isoform X1, with translation MEPIKVQSEGGLNVTLTIRLLMHGKEVGSIIGKKGETVKKMREDSGARINISEGNCPERIVTITGPTDAIFKAFAMIAYKFEEDIINSMSNSPATSKPPVTLRLVVPASQCGSLIGKGGSKIKEMRESTGAQVQVAGDMLPNSTERAVTISGAPEAIIQCVKQICVVMLESPPKGATIPYRPKPASTPVIFSGGQVRADPLGASTANLSLLLQHQPLPGYTIQGQYAIPHPDQLSKLHQLAMQQTPFNPLGQTTPAFPGLDANNQASTHELTIPNDLIGCIIGRQGTKINEIRQMSGAQIKIANAMEGSSERQITITGTPANISLAQYLINARFRDVAAMWNDPSSMTTS, from the exons ATGGAGCCCATCAAGGTCCAATCAGAAGGAGGCCTGAACGTGACCCTTACTATCAGGCTGCTGATGCACGGCAAG gAGGTTGGAAGCATCATTGGAAAG AAAGGAGAAACGGTGAAGAAAATGCGTGAAGAT AGCGGTGCACGTATCAACATCTCAGAGGGGAACTGCCCTGAGAGGATAGTCACCATCACTGGGCCCACAGATGCTATTTTCAAGGCCTTCGCCATGATAGCATACAAGTTTGAGGAG GATATAATAAACTCTATGAGCAACAGTCCGGCCACCAGTAAACCCCCGGTCACCCTCAGGCTCGTCGTCCCGGCCAGCCAGTGTGGCTCTCTCATCGGGAAAGGAGGCTCCAAAATCAAAGAAATGAGAGAG TCCACAGGAGCTCAGGTCCAGGTTGCAGGTGACATGCTGCCCAACTCCACGGAGAGAGCAGTGACGATCTCCGGAGCGCCTGAAGCCATCATCCAGTGTGTCAAACAGATCTGTGTGGTGATGCTGGAG TCCCCACCGAAAGGTGCCACTATCCCCTACCGCCCCAAGCCTGCCTCCACCCCTGTCATTTTTTCAGGTGGCCAGGTAAGAGCAGACCCACTGGGGGCGTCCACGGCCAACCTCAGCCTCTTACTGCAGCACCAGCCACTGCCT GGTTATACCATTCAAGGACAGTACGCCATCCCTCATCCTGAC CAGTTGAGCAAGCTCCACCAGTTGGCTATGCAGCAAACCCCCTTTAACCCCCTCGGACAGACCACCCCTGCCTTCCCCG GTCTGGATGCCAATAACCAGGCCAGTACTCATGAACTCACCATTCCCAATGAT CTAATAGGCTGCATAATCGGACGCCAGGGAACCAAAATCAACGAGATCCGTCAGATGTCTGGGGCACAGATCAAAATTGCTAACGCCATGGAAGGGTCATCGGAGCGCCAGATCACCATCACAGGGACCCCTGCCAACATCAGCCTGGCCCAGTACCTCATCAATGCAAG GTTCAGAGACGTGGCGGCCATGTGGAACGACCCATCTTCCATGACCACGTCCTGA
- the LOC117461526 gene encoding poly(rC)-binding protein 3 isoform X3, whose protein sequence is MEPIKVQSEGGLNVTLTIRLLMHGKEVGSIIGKKGETVKKMREDSGARINISEGNCPERIVTITGPTDAIFKAFAMIAYKFEEDIINSMSNSPATSKPPVTLRLVVPASQCGSLIGKGGSKIKEMRESTGAQVQVAGDMLPNSTERAVTISGAPEAIIQCVKQICVVMLESPPKGATIPYRPKPASTPVIFSGGQGYTIQGQYAIPHPDQLSKLHQLAMQQTPFNPLGQTTPAFPGLDANNQASTHELTIPNDLIGCIIGRQGTKINEIRQMSGAQIKIANAMEGSSERQITITGTPANISLAQYLINARFRDVAAMWNDPSSMTTS, encoded by the exons ATGGAGCCCATCAAGGTCCAATCAGAAGGAGGCCTGAACGTGACCCTTACTATCAGGCTGCTGATGCACGGCAAG gAGGTTGGAAGCATCATTGGAAAG AAAGGAGAAACGGTGAAGAAAATGCGTGAAGAT AGCGGTGCACGTATCAACATCTCAGAGGGGAACTGCCCTGAGAGGATAGTCACCATCACTGGGCCCACAGATGCTATTTTCAAGGCCTTCGCCATGATAGCATACAAGTTTGAGGAG GATATAATAAACTCTATGAGCAACAGTCCGGCCACCAGTAAACCCCCGGTCACCCTCAGGCTCGTCGTCCCGGCCAGCCAGTGTGGCTCTCTCATCGGGAAAGGAGGCTCCAAAATCAAAGAAATGAGAGAG TCCACAGGAGCTCAGGTCCAGGTTGCAGGTGACATGCTGCCCAACTCCACGGAGAGAGCAGTGACGATCTCCGGAGCGCCTGAAGCCATCATCCAGTGTGTCAAACAGATCTGTGTGGTGATGCTGGAG TCCCCACCGAAAGGTGCCACTATCCCCTACCGCCCCAAGCCTGCCTCCACCCCTGTCATTTTTTCAGGTGGCCAG GGTTATACCATTCAAGGACAGTACGCCATCCCTCATCCTGAC CAGTTGAGCAAGCTCCACCAGTTGGCTATGCAGCAAACCCCCTTTAACCCCCTCGGACAGACCACCCCTGCCTTCCCCG GTCTGGATGCCAATAACCAGGCCAGTACTCATGAACTCACCATTCCCAATGAT CTAATAGGCTGCATAATCGGACGCCAGGGAACCAAAATCAACGAGATCCGTCAGATGTCTGGGGCACAGATCAAAATTGCTAACGCCATGGAAGGGTCATCGGAGCGCCAGATCACCATCACAGGGACCCCTGCCAACATCAGCCTGGCCCAGTACCTCATCAATGCAAG GTTCAGAGACGTGGCGGCCATGTGGAACGACCCATCTTCCATGACCACGTCCTGA